A genomic region of Vicinamibacteria bacterium contains the following coding sequences:
- a CDS encoding M28 family peptidase, which yields MKPAEGVRGGFTTILLGLATLLGPAAQAGDAERLVAALVGETPLLDDLRTLTDEVGGRPTGAPANLRAVEWGLARFRAVGVEARAEAFTMPARWLERSARATVKGAVTFTPQVAAMPFSTATPPGGLEAPLRDGGAGSVKDFERLGATAKGAFVLVETPELLDLDGLFKEYSEAAAIEKRALPAGLAGLVYMASRPRTLLYRHNASRGERNQHPMLVMEREGAERALRLLRAGKSLDLRAQIDIESGGPYEGQNVVAEIRGGEKAEEIVLLGAHLDSWDLGTGALDNGCNAALVIDVARQIRALGLRPRRTLRFVLWNGEEQGMLGSWGYTKTHAAELDRHRITATLDIGSGRINGFFTNGRPELRAALERALGPVQGLGPFAQVEEPIVGTDNYDFMLQGVANLVANQESANYAPNYHARSDTFDKVDQRQLRLNAAIAAAVVWGLAEGDLPWARQGRAEIEALVERTSLKDQMASFGLLESWLDGSRGRRP from the coding sequence GTGAAGCCGGCGGAGGGGGTCCGGGGCGGGTTCACAACCATCCTCCTCGGTCTGGCCACGCTCTTGGGCCCGGCCGCCCAGGCCGGCGACGCGGAACGCCTGGTGGCCGCGCTCGTGGGCGAGACGCCCCTCCTGGACGACCTGCGGACGCTCACCGACGAGGTGGGGGGCCGGCCCACGGGCGCGCCCGCCAACCTCCGGGCGGTGGAGTGGGGGCTCGCCCGCTTCCGGGCCGTGGGTGTAGAGGCACGGGCGGAGGCGTTCACGATGCCGGCCCGGTGGCTCGAACGGTCGGCGCGGGCGACGGTGAAGGGTGCCGTCACCTTCACCCCCCAAGTGGCGGCCATGCCGTTCTCGACCGCGACCCCGCCCGGGGGGCTGGAGGCTCCCCTTCGGGACGGGGGCGCGGGCTCGGTCAAGGACTTCGAGCGTCTCGGCGCGACCGCCAAGGGCGCTTTCGTCCTCGTGGAGACCCCGGAGCTCCTCGACCTCGATGGCCTCTTCAAGGAATACAGCGAGGCGGCCGCCATCGAGAAGCGTGCGCTCCCGGCCGGGTTGGCCGGGCTCGTTTACATGGCCTCCCGTCCGCGGACGCTGCTCTACCGCCACAACGCCTCCCGGGGAGAGAGGAACCAGCACCCGATGCTGGTCATGGAGCGCGAAGGAGCGGAGCGGGCCCTCCGCCTGCTGCGAGCGGGCAAGAGCCTGGACCTCCGGGCCCAGATCGACATCGAGTCCGGCGGCCCCTATGAGGGCCAGAACGTGGTGGCCGAGATCCGGGGCGGTGAGAAAGCGGAGGAGATCGTCCTCCTCGGCGCCCACCTCGACTCTTGGGACCTGGGCACGGGAGCCCTCGACAACGGCTGCAACGCCGCCCTCGTCATCGACGTAGCCCGGCAGATCCGGGCCCTGGGCCTGAGGCCGCGTCGCACCCTCCGCTTCGTCCTCTGGAACGGGGAGGAGCAGGGAATGCTGGGCTCTTGGGGCTACACGAAGACGCACGCCGCGGAGCTGGACCGCCACCGGATCACCGCCACCCTCGACATCGGCAGCGGAAGAATCAACGGTTTCTTCACCAACGGGCGGCCCGAGCTGCGGGCCGCCCTGGAGCGAGCCCTCGGCCCCGTCCAGGGCCTGGGGCCCTTCGCCCAGGTCGAGGAGCCCATCGTGGGCACGGACAACTACGACTTCATGCTCCAGGGAGTAGCCAACCTGGTGGCGAACCAGGAGTCCGCGAACTACGCCCCCAACTACCACGCCCGCTCCGATACCTTTGACAAGGTGGACCAGCGCCAGCTCCGCTTGAACGCGGCCATCGCCGCCGCCGTGGTCTGGGGCCTCGCGGAGGGAGACCTCCCCTGGGCGCGCCAGGGGAGGGCCGAGATCGAAGCCCTCGTGGAGAGGACGAGCCTGAAGGACCAGATGGCCTCCTTTGGGCTGCTGGAGAGCTGGCTCGACGGCAGCCGGGGCCGGAGACCCTGA
- the rfbA gene encoding glucose-1-phosphate thymidylyltransferase RfbA, translating to MKGIVLAGGSGTRLFPVTMAVSKQLIPVYDKPMIYYPLSTLMLGGIRDILVITTPHEQDGFRRLLGDGGQFGIRIVYAAQPKPEGLAQAFIIGRDFVGQDGVALALGDNIFYGNNLAEIVQRATKRQMGATVFAYRVRDPQRYGVVEFDAGGKAVGLQEKPQKPRSPYAVTGLYFYDNRVLDVARSLKPSARGELEITDVNLHYLKAGDLHVEMLGRGMAWLDTGTHESLLLASTFIQTIEQRQDLKVACLEEVAYKMGYIQAEDVLRIAQTMDKNEYGQYLRRLIEEEHA from the coding sequence ATGAAGGGTATCGTCCTTGCCGGTGGCTCGGGCACGCGCCTCTTCCCCGTCACCATGGCCGTGAGCAAGCAGCTCATTCCCGTCTACGACAAGCCGATGATCTACTACCCGCTCTCCACCCTCATGCTGGGGGGGATCCGGGACATCCTCGTGATCACCACCCCCCACGAGCAGGACGGTTTCCGGCGGCTGTTGGGGGACGGCGGGCAGTTCGGCATCCGCATCGTCTATGCCGCGCAGCCGAAGCCGGAGGGCCTGGCCCAGGCCTTCATCATCGGCCGGGACTTTGTCGGCCAGGACGGGGTGGCCCTGGCCCTGGGTGACAACATCTTCTACGGCAACAACCTCGCCGAGATCGTGCAGCGGGCGACCAAGCGCCAGATGGGGGCCACCGTATTCGCCTATCGGGTGCGGGACCCGCAGCGCTACGGGGTCGTCGAGTTCGACGCGGGCGGGAAGGCGGTCGGCCTCCAGGAGAAGCCGCAAAAGCCCCGCTCCCCCTATGCGGTCACCGGACTGTACTTCTACGACAACCGGGTGCTGGACGTCGCGCGGAGCCTCAAGCCCTCCGCCCGGGGCGAGCTCGAGATCACGGACGTGAATCTCCACTACCTGAAGGCGGGCGACCTGCATGTGGAGATGCTCGGCCGGGGTATGGCCTGGCTCGACACCGGCACCCACGAGTCGCTCCTCCTGGCTTCCACCTTTATCCAAACCATCGAGCAGCGGCAGGACCTGAAGGTGGCTTGCTTGGAGGAGGTCGCCTACAAAATGGGGTACATCCAAGCGGAGGACGTCCTTCGTATCGCTCAGACCATGGACAAGAACGAGTACGGGCAGTACCTGCGCCGGCTCATCGAAGAGGAACACGCGTGA
- the glgX gene encoding glycogen debranching protein GlgX: MPEKSGPERARENLLRIIKGDDFGVGRGHPLPYGATPRRDGVNFSVFSRHATGITLVLFLPGESEPVLELPLDPRYNRTGDVWHAFLRGLDPGIEYGYRAQRDPNPEPRVYRYDPGKVLIDPYSKAVAGLEAWGEGDGFGRWGRLEQLRSRVVDEEFDWGLEHPLNVPLADSVIYEMHVRGFTRHPSSGVAQPGTFRGLLEKIPYLKELGVTAVELMPVTEFEECDNPRENLLTGQRLRNFWGYQPVSFFAPKASYTGNGESGGTVREFKALVKALHEAGIEVILDMVFNHTAEGDERGATFCFRGLDNPTFYLLEPKTGRYLDYSGCGNTTNCNHPVLRFLILTALRYWVTEMRVDGFRFDLASILGRGRDGEVLPNPPLLETIAADPVLAHTKLIAEAWDAAGLYQVGSFPSWGRWAEWNGKFRDEVRRFVRGDGGVAQLLATRLAGSPDLYRGSGRAPYHSINFVTSHDGFTLHDLVSYDEKHNHENGEANTDGSPENLSWNCGEEGPSTSPSINALRRRQVRNFAALLMLSQGVPMILAGDELGRTQRGNNNAYCQDNETSWIDWGLRGQNAPLFRFLSRLIRFRMSHPSLRRRTFFEDERPPAVAWHGFSLNRPDWTPEGRWLAMHLLPIEGDDDIFLIANAHWDAHEFELPRLGPGKSWRLAVDTTREPPEDIAEPGREGALPRQNAYGVGPRSVVVLVGR, translated from the coding sequence ATGCCGGAAAAGAGCGGCCCGGAGCGCGCGCGGGAGAACCTCCTGCGCATCATCAAGGGCGACGACTTTGGCGTCGGCCGCGGCCACCCCCTTCCCTACGGGGCCACCCCGAGGAGGGACGGGGTCAATTTCTCCGTGTTCTCGCGCCACGCCACCGGCATCACCCTCGTGCTCTTCCTGCCCGGGGAGTCGGAGCCGGTTCTGGAGTTGCCCCTGGACCCCCGTTACAACCGCACGGGGGACGTGTGGCATGCCTTCCTGCGGGGGCTCGATCCCGGGATCGAATACGGATACCGCGCCCAACGGGACCCGAATCCGGAACCCCGCGTCTACCGCTACGATCCGGGCAAGGTCCTCATCGACCCCTACAGCAAGGCGGTGGCGGGCCTCGAGGCCTGGGGGGAGGGGGATGGCTTCGGCCGCTGGGGCCGGCTCGAGCAGCTGCGCTCGCGGGTGGTGGACGAGGAGTTCGACTGGGGCTTAGAGCACCCCCTCAACGTTCCTCTGGCCGACTCCGTCATCTACGAGATGCACGTGCGCGGGTTCACCCGCCACCCCTCGTCGGGGGTGGCCCAGCCGGGCACGTTCCGCGGGCTCTTGGAGAAGATCCCCTACTTGAAGGAGCTGGGGGTCACGGCGGTGGAGCTGATGCCGGTGACGGAGTTCGAGGAGTGCGACAACCCCCGGGAGAACCTCTTGACCGGCCAGCGGCTCCGAAACTTCTGGGGCTACCAGCCCGTCTCCTTCTTTGCCCCCAAGGCCTCCTATACCGGAAACGGCGAGAGCGGGGGGACGGTGCGGGAGTTCAAGGCGCTGGTGAAGGCCCTGCACGAGGCCGGGATCGAGGTGATCCTGGACATGGTCTTCAACCACACCGCGGAAGGGGATGAGCGCGGCGCCACCTTCTGTTTCCGCGGCCTGGACAACCCGACCTTCTACCTCCTCGAACCCAAGACCGGCCGCTACCTGGATTACTCCGGCTGCGGGAACACCACCAACTGCAACCATCCCGTCCTCCGCTTCTTGATCCTGACCGCTCTGCGCTACTGGGTGACGGAGATGCGCGTGGACGGCTTCCGCTTCGACCTGGCCTCGATCCTGGGCCGGGGGCGGGACGGAGAGGTCCTCCCCAACCCCCCCCTCCTGGAAACGATCGCCGCCGATCCCGTCCTCGCCCACACCAAGCTCATCGCCGAGGCCTGGGACGCGGCCGGGCTCTACCAAGTAGGCAGCTTCCCGAGCTGGGGCCGCTGGGCGGAATGGAACGGCAAGTTCCGCGACGAGGTCCGGCGCTTTGTGAGGGGCGACGGAGGCGTGGCCCAGCTCCTCGCCACCCGTTTAGCGGGCAGCCCCGACCTCTACCGCGGCTCGGGCCGGGCGCCCTACCACAGCATCAACTTCGTCACCAGCCACGACGGCTTCACCCTTCACGACCTCGTCAGCTACGACGAGAAACACAACCACGAGAACGGGGAGGCCAACACCGACGGCAGCCCGGAGAACCTCTCCTGGAACTGCGGGGAGGAGGGCCCGAGCACGTCCCCTTCCATCAACGCATTGCGACGCCGCCAGGTCCGCAACTTCGCCGCTCTTCTCATGCTCTCCCAGGGCGTGCCCATGATCCTGGCCGGGGACGAGCTGGGCCGCACGCAGAGGGGCAACAACAACGCCTACTGCCAGGACAACGAGACGAGCTGGATCGATTGGGGGCTCCGCGGGCAGAACGCGCCCCTCTTCCGCTTCCTCTCCAGACTCATCCGTTTCCGCATGAGCCATCCTTCCCTGCGGCGGCGGACCTTCTTCGAGGACGAACGCCCCCCCGCGGTGGCCTGGCATGGCTTCTCCCTGAACCGCCCGGATTGGACCCCGGAGGGTCGGTGGCTGGCCATGCACCTGCTCCCCATCGAAGGCGACGACGACATCTTTCTGATCGCCAACGCGCACTGGGATGCCCACGAGTTCGAGTTGCCCCGGCTCGGACCGGGCAAGTCCTGGCGGCTCGCCGTGGACACCACCCGGGAGCCGCCGGAGGACATTGCGGAGCCGGGCCGGGAGGGCGCGCTGCCCCGGCAGAACGCGTACGGGGTGGGCCCCCGCTCGGTGGTGGTGCTGGTGGGCCGCTGA
- a CDS encoding NUDIX hydrolase, whose product MTLAASLSRHAPGDAEEAADLRRILDFVGRHPHPFERGIREGHLTGSAIVVSASWDQVLLLHHRKLDRWLQPGGHADPGETRGEDVALREAREETGIEGLVLHPTAPRPLDVDVHDIPARRGEPAHEHLDLRYLVIAPRGAALVPAQAETSQLRWARWDEVESLHPDHGLRRALAKARAVLGR is encoded by the coding sequence GTGACCCTCGCCGCGAGCCTCTCCCGGCACGCGCCCGGCGACGCGGAGGAGGCGGCCGATCTCCGCCGCATCCTGGACTTTGTGGGCCGCCACCCCCATCCCTTCGAGCGCGGCATCCGGGAGGGACACTTGACGGGCAGCGCGATCGTGGTCTCGGCGAGCTGGGACCAGGTGCTGCTCCTCCATCACCGAAAGCTGGATCGCTGGCTGCAGCCGGGCGGGCACGCCGATCCCGGCGAGACCCGCGGCGAGGACGTCGCCTTGCGGGAGGCCAGGGAGGAGACGGGGATCGAGGGCCTCGTCCTCCATCCCACCGCACCCCGCCCCCTGGACGTGGACGTGCACGACATCCCCGCCCGCCGAGGGGAGCCGGCCCACGAGCACCTGGATCTGCGCTACCTCGTGATCGCCCCCCGGGGCGCCGCTCTCGTCCCCGCGCAGGCGGAGACCAGCCAGCTGCGCTGGGCGCGCTGGGACGAGGTGGAGTCGCTCCACCCCGACCACGGGCTGCGGCGGGCCCTGGCCAAGGCCCGCGCGGTCCTGGGCCGCTGA
- a CDS encoding fatty acid desaturase, producing the protein MTLTWNGKRFDWVNVGYFVWLHAMALFAPWTFTWTGLGVLLFLWWLSGSIGIGVTYHRLLTHRGYQVRKPVEYLGTLCGMLASEGGAISWVAMHRIHHAQSDKPGKDLHTPKEGFWWSHIGWILCELGMDRRQMEARFAPELVADPVQRVFNRLHLIPNILIGLGLYAFGGWPLVIWGVFLRIVVGLHVTWLVNSATHTWGYRTYTTPENSTNLWWVGLLAWGEGWHNNHHAFQRSARHGIEWWEFDANWLAIRALAVLGLARNVQLPPQNAERFRIERAPALPAPAAEPAA; encoded by the coding sequence TTGACTCTGACCTGGAACGGAAAGCGCTTCGACTGGGTGAACGTCGGCTACTTCGTGTGGCTCCACGCGATGGCGCTCTTCGCTCCCTGGACCTTCACCTGGACCGGCCTGGGCGTTCTCCTTTTTCTTTGGTGGCTTTCGGGCTCGATCGGGATCGGAGTCACTTACCACCGCCTGCTGACCCACCGCGGCTACCAAGTCCGTAAGCCCGTCGAGTACCTGGGCACGCTCTGCGGGATGCTGGCCAGCGAGGGAGGCGCGATCTCCTGGGTGGCCATGCATCGCATCCACCACGCTCAGTCCGACAAGCCGGGCAAGGATCTCCACACCCCGAAGGAAGGGTTCTGGTGGAGCCACATCGGCTGGATCCTCTGCGAGCTGGGCATGGACCGGCGCCAGATGGAGGCTCGCTTCGCCCCCGAGCTCGTGGCCGATCCCGTCCAGCGTGTCTTCAACCGCCTGCACTTGATCCCGAACATTCTCATCGGGCTCGGGCTGTACGCCTTCGGGGGCTGGCCGCTCGTCATCTGGGGCGTCTTCCTGCGCATCGTGGTCGGGCTGCACGTCACCTGGCTCGTCAACTCCGCCACCCACACCTGGGGCTACCGGACGTACACCACCCCCGAGAACTCCACCAACCTCTGGTGGGTGGGCCTCCTGGCCTGGGGCGAAGGCTGGCACAACAACCACCACGCCTTTCAGCGCTCCGCTCGCCATGGGATCGAGTGGTGGGAGTTCGACGCCAATTGGCTGGCCATCCGGGCCCTCGCTGTGCTGGGCCTGGCCCGCAACGTCCAGCTCCCGCCCCAAAATGCGGAGCGCTTCCGCATCGAGCGGGCGCCCGCGCTGCCCGCGCCGGCCGCCGAGCCCGCCGCGTAG